The Desmonostoc muscorum LEGE 12446 genome includes a region encoding these proteins:
- a CDS encoding TM2 domain-containing protein, with protein sequence MANLNPSHPTKQLLAGYCGIILGGFGVHKLILGYAPEGFIMLVISVVGGSFTYGVALLVMQLVGLIEGMIYLNKSPEEFVNTYFVNKQGWF encoded by the coding sequence ATGGCAAATCTCAACCCCAGTCATCCTACTAAACAACTTTTAGCTGGTTACTGTGGCATTATCCTTGGAGGATTTGGCGTTCATAAGTTGATTCTGGGATATGCCCCAGAAGGCTTTATCATGTTGGTAATCTCCGTAGTCGGGGGTTCTTTCACCTACGGCGTTGCCTTATTGGTTATGCAACTTGTAGGTTTAATTGAAGGCATGATCTACTTGAATAAGTCCCCTGAAGAATTTGTGAATACCTACTTTGTGAATAAGCAGGGTTGGTTCTAA
- a CDS encoding heavy metal translocating P-type ATPase produces MQLVPKTKVDREFAPILEKIILDVGGMKCAGCVKAVERQLSQHPGVKSACVNLATEVAVVESQAGVVDADALAKQLTAVGFPTQPRKASGTVAGEISNLPDPAERQRQQMHSSLRQLAIAALLLVLSASGHFGNIGSSVLPILDNIWFHCGLATIAILIPGRPIFVDGWLGWRRNAPNMNTLVGLGTLTAYIASLVALLFPQMGWECFFDEPVMMLGFILLGRTLEQQARGRAAAAFRQLLALQPLLARLIANPEEAGIGSSSVEIPAEQVRVGECLQVLPGDKIPVDGEVIAGQTTVDESMLTGEAVPVSKQPGDPVTAGTLNYSGAIAIQATRVGSDTTLAQIVALVEAAQTRKAPVQKLADTVAGYFTYGVLTASVLTFIFWYFFGTHIWTADVTMSGGMEMAHHSPLSTDAINPVSTHSPLLISLKLAIAVMVVACPCALGLATPTAILVGTGMGAERGLLIKGGDVLEKVHKLNTVVFDKTGTLTTGNPVVTDCLLIEGLGTRDWGLGTRAQGDKETRREGDNLQQVFPLVPNSPCPPTLFPNPQSPIPNPQSLIQLAAAVESGTHHPLAKAIQQEAQQQELSIPEAVDFHTEPGLGVSAVVEGTIVLLGNSDWLSWHGIAISETAQQVAQDWATAGKTVVFVAVGGTLAGLIAVSDPLRPDAKTTVNKLRHMGLRVMLLSGDRLEAANAIAKELGLDSTDVIAGVPPAKKAAAIQSLQKEGLGTRDWGLRKILPHPQSPIPNPQSFVAMIGDGINDAPALSQADVGIALYSGTDVAMETAEIVLMRDRLNDVVESIQLSRATFNKIRQNLFWAFAYNTVGIPLAAGVLFPSLGFVLNPSGAAALMAFSSVSVVTNSILLRRLSQHP; encoded by the coding sequence ATGCAACTTGTTCCCAAAACTAAGGTAGACCGAGAATTTGCCCCAATCCTAGAGAAAATTATTCTAGATGTTGGAGGTATGAAGTGCGCTGGGTGTGTGAAGGCTGTAGAGCGACAGCTAAGCCAGCATCCAGGAGTCAAAAGCGCCTGTGTGAACCTGGCAACAGAGGTAGCAGTTGTAGAGTCACAAGCGGGTGTGGTAGATGCAGATGCACTGGCAAAGCAATTAACAGCCGTTGGATTTCCGACTCAACCCCGAAAAGCCAGTGGTACAGTAGCAGGGGAGATATCTAACTTACCAGACCCAGCAGAACGGCAACGCCAACAAATGCACTCTTCACTCAGGCAGTTGGCGATCGCTGCCCTGTTGCTGGTATTGTCGGCAAGTGGACATTTTGGTAATATTGGCAGTTCAGTGCTGCCAATATTGGATAATATCTGGTTTCACTGTGGACTGGCAACGATCGCCATCCTAATTCCTGGCCGCCCGATTTTTGTAGATGGTTGGCTGGGGTGGCGGCGAAACGCACCTAACATGAACACGTTGGTGGGATTGGGAACCCTGACAGCCTACATTGCTAGTTTAGTAGCGCTGCTGTTTCCCCAAATGGGTTGGGAGTGCTTCTTTGACGAACCAGTAATGATGCTGGGCTTTATTCTCTTAGGAAGAACATTAGAGCAACAAGCTAGAGGTCGCGCTGCCGCGGCATTTAGGCAATTGCTGGCACTCCAGCCACTCTTAGCGCGGTTGATTGCCAACCCAGAGGAAGCGGGAATCGGGTCTTCTAGTGTAGAGATTCCCGCTGAACAGGTGCGGGTTGGAGAATGTTTGCAGGTGCTGCCAGGTGATAAAATCCCCGTTGATGGTGAAGTGATAGCTGGTCAAACAACAGTCGATGAGTCGATGTTAACTGGGGAAGCAGTACCAGTGAGCAAGCAACCGGGAGATCCGGTGACAGCTGGGACACTAAACTACTCAGGGGCGATCGCCATTCAAGCAACACGTGTCGGCAGCGATACAACTTTAGCTCAAATTGTTGCCCTAGTAGAAGCCGCCCAAACCCGCAAAGCCCCAGTACAAAAATTAGCAGATACAGTCGCAGGTTACTTTACCTACGGGGTATTGACAGCATCTGTATTAACATTTATCTTTTGGTACTTTTTTGGCACTCACATCTGGACTGCTGATGTCACCATGTCTGGCGGCATGGAAATGGCTCACCACTCCCCACTCAGTACAGACGCGATTAATCCCGTCTCTACCCACTCTCCCCTATTAATTAGCTTAAAATTAGCGATCGCCGTCATGGTAGTCGCCTGTCCCTGTGCTTTGGGACTAGCCACACCAACAGCCATTCTTGTCGGCACTGGTATGGGCGCAGAACGGGGTCTGTTAATCAAGGGCGGCGATGTTTTAGAAAAAGTACACAAGCTAAACACCGTAGTTTTTGATAAAACCGGCACCTTGACCACAGGTAACCCCGTCGTCACAGATTGTTTGTTAATTGAGGGACTGGGGACTAGGGACTGGGGACTAGGGACAAGGGCACAAGGAGACAAGGAGACAAGGAGAGAGGGGGATAACTTGCAACAAGTCTTTCCCCTTGTCCCCAATTCCCCTTGTCCCCCCACCCTCTTCCCCAATCCCCAATCCCCAATCCCCAATCCCCAATCCCTAATACAACTAGCCGCAGCCGTAGAAAGCGGTACTCACCATCCCCTAGCAAAAGCGATTCAGCAAGAAGCACAGCAGCAGGAGTTATCGATTCCAGAGGCTGTGGACTTTCACACGGAACCAGGACTGGGGGTGTCAGCTGTAGTAGAAGGCACAATCGTGCTGTTGGGTAATTCGGACTGGTTGAGTTGGCATGGAATTGCCATCAGCGAAACTGCACAACAGGTAGCACAGGATTGGGCAACAGCTGGTAAAACCGTGGTTTTCGTGGCAGTTGGCGGAACTTTAGCCGGACTAATTGCTGTTTCCGATCCCCTGAGACCAGATGCTAAAACCACCGTAAACAAGTTACGTCACATGGGCTTACGGGTAATGCTCCTCAGTGGCGATCGCCTAGAAGCAGCCAACGCCATAGCCAAAGAATTAGGATTAGATAGCACTGATGTGATCGCAGGTGTCCCCCCGGCTAAAAAAGCGGCTGCAATACAGTCTCTCCAGAAAGAGGGACTGGGGACTAGGGACTGGGGACTAAGAAAAATTCTTCCCCATCCCCAATCCCCAATCCCCAATCCCCAATCCTTTGTCGCAATGATTGGTGATGGCATCAACGATGCCCCAGCTTTATCCCAAGCCGATGTCGGAATTGCTTTATACTCAGGGACAGATGTGGCCATGGAAACTGCTGAAATTGTCCTAATGCGCGATCGCTTAAACGATGTCGTCGAATCTATTCAACTCAGTCGCGCCACCTTCAACAAAATTCGCCAAAATCTATTCTGGGCTTTTGCATATAATACAGTTGGTATTCCTTTAGCAGCAGGTGTTTTGTTCCCTAGTCTCGGTTTTGTTCTTAACCCATCCGGTGCTGCTGCGTTAATGGCTTTTAGCTCTGTTAGCGTCGTCACAAACTCAATATTATTACGGCGTTTGTCTCAACACCCGTAG
- a CDS encoding FHA domain-containing protein, with translation MARYDTKQILINQSSTDFSNDLSMAAEINENHLLILEDDQGRKEFSLEQPVYSIGRDRECNIRLMSQFVSRRHATLVRLPREHNSHSYYYRIVDGDAKGKPSSNGLMINGRKMPAHDLKNEDEIVFGPQVRAIYYLLRNSQRLGQTDSSEYDITLINPGMTEDLEDLGD, from the coding sequence ATGGCAAGATACGATACTAAACAAATCTTGATTAATCAAAGTTCCACCGATTTTAGCAACGATTTGTCAATGGCAGCAGAAATCAATGAAAACCATCTACTGATTCTTGAAGACGATCAAGGTCGCAAGGAATTTTCTTTAGAGCAGCCCGTCTATTCTATTGGTAGAGACCGCGAATGTAATATCCGTTTGATGTCGCAGTTTGTCTCCCGCCGTCATGCCACATTAGTGAGATTGCCACGAGAGCATAATAGTCATAGCTACTATTACCGAATAGTAGATGGCGATGCCAAAGGAAAGCCTAGTTCCAACGGTTTGATGATTAATGGACGCAAGATGCCAGCCCACGATCTAAAAAATGAAGACGAGATCGTTTTTGGTCCTCAAGTACGTGCCATTTATTACCTCTTAAGAAACTCTCAGCGTTTGGGGCAAACGGATTCAAGTGAGTACGACATTACATTAATAAACCCCGGTATGACCGAGGATTTAGAGGATTTAGGAGACTGA
- the thyD gene encoding thylakoid membrane protein ThyD, producing the protein MKVAVTGATGFVGSRLVQRLHREGHRILVLTRNVTFAQKVFPSGAFPNLEIVAYTPTKSGSWQSAIALSDAVVNLAGEPIGEGRWTPERKQEILNSRKLGTQKIVEAMVNANPKPTVLVNASAIGYYGTSETATFNETSSSGKDFLAQVCQAWEAEATKVKDAGVRLVILRFGIVLGNGGALAKMIPPFKLFAGGPIGSGRQWFSWIHVDDLVNLILQALTKPEIEGVYNATAPNPVRMADLSHSLGEVMHRPSWLPVPGFAIEALLGDGAIVVLEGQKVLPKRTVETGFEYRYPNLQAALKEILR; encoded by the coding sequence ATGAAAGTAGCAGTTACTGGAGCAACGGGGTTTGTTGGTAGTCGTTTGGTACAAAGACTCCATCGGGAAGGCCATAGAATACTGGTGTTAACTCGGAATGTTACTTTTGCTCAAAAAGTTTTTCCATCTGGGGCTTTCCCTAATCTTGAAATTGTTGCTTATACTCCGACTAAATCAGGTTCTTGGCAAAGTGCGATCGCACTTTCTGATGCGGTAGTTAATTTGGCAGGAGAACCCATTGGTGAGGGACGCTGGACACCAGAACGCAAGCAAGAAATCCTCAATAGTCGGAAGTTAGGCACACAAAAAATCGTGGAAGCGATGGTCAATGCTAACCCTAAACCAACAGTGTTAGTCAACGCTTCGGCTATTGGTTACTACGGCACTAGTGAAACAGCTACCTTTAATGAAACAAGTTCATCTGGTAAGGATTTTCTCGCCCAAGTCTGCCAAGCCTGGGAAGCAGAAGCTACAAAAGTAAAAGACGCTGGTGTACGGCTAGTAATTCTGCGTTTCGGTATTGTTTTAGGCAACGGGGGTGCTTTGGCTAAAATGATTCCACCATTTAAACTCTTTGCTGGTGGACCCATTGGCAGTGGTCGTCAGTGGTTCTCTTGGATTCACGTAGACGACTTAGTTAACCTGATTCTGCAAGCTTTAACGAAACCAGAAATCGAAGGGGTATATAATGCCACTGCTCCTAACCCAGTGCGGATGGCAGATTTAAGTCATTCTTTAGGAGAAGTGATGCATCGTCCTTCTTGGTTACCCGTCCCTGGTTTTGCGATCGAAGCCCTTTTAGGAGACGGGGCAATAGTAGTTCTAGAAGGTCAAAAAGTCCTACCCAAGCGCACTGTGGAAACAGGCTTTGAGTACCGTTATCCTAATTTACAAGCAGCACTAAAAGAAATTCTCAGATAG
- a CDS encoding tetratricopeptide repeat protein, whose translation MTQTVESLFDTGLERYKAGEPVDSLIPVFKEVCDRAPRTSSAWICLAWLYLLDNKPNLAYKAANKAVKINPQDPQGRINLALAMLETGQKGLREHIDFAQQLIFVNPEWADEIKNSIEDGLTRKPDWQSLIKVKKWLFEE comes from the coding sequence ATGACTCAAACAGTTGAATCCCTGTTTGACACAGGTTTAGAACGTTATAAAGCTGGAGAACCAGTAGATTCTTTAATCCCTGTGTTTAAAGAAGTGTGCGATCGCGCCCCTAGAACTAGTTCAGCTTGGATTTGTTTAGCGTGGTTATATCTACTCGATAACAAACCCAACTTGGCTTACAAAGCTGCAAACAAAGCAGTCAAGATAAATCCACAAGACCCACAGGGGAGAATTAATCTGGCCCTAGCTATGCTGGAAACAGGTCAAAAAGGTTTGCGGGAACACATTGACTTTGCACAACAGTTAATTTTTGTCAACCCAGAATGGGCAGATGAAATAAAAAATAGTATTGAAGACGGTTTAACTAGGAAACCAGATTGGCAGAGTTTGATAAAAGTGAAAAAATGGCTGTTTGAAGAGTAG
- a CDS encoding iron-sulfur cluster assembly accessory protein — protein sequence MTQAIQPQQRGILLSETALRQVKSLQERQGTDLCLRVGVRQGGCSGMSYMMDFEDASKISPQDEVFDYDGFKIVSDRKSLLYLYGLMLDYSDAMIGGGFQFTNPNASQTCGCGKSFGV from the coding sequence ATGACACAAGCAATTCAGCCTCAACAACGCGGAATTCTGTTGAGCGAAACCGCATTGCGCCAGGTAAAATCCCTCCAGGAAAGGCAAGGCACAGATTTATGCTTGCGGGTAGGAGTACGTCAGGGTGGCTGCTCTGGGATGTCTTACATGATGGACTTTGAAGACGCCAGCAAGATCAGTCCTCAGGACGAAGTTTTCGACTACGACGGCTTCAAAATTGTTAGCGATCGCAAGAGCCTATTATATCTCTATGGCTTAATGCTCGATTATAGCGATGCCATGATTGGCGGTGGCTTCCAATTTACTAACCCCAACGCTAGCCAAACTTGCGGTTGCGGTAAGTCATTTGGGGTGTAA
- a CDS encoding DUF6930 domain-containing protein, with protein sequence MTSFNRSTSRRLKKLTQIPSVWEGDRRPLSSPSQHSDSEGKGECILWVDFSQGIVRGMDVVASDIGPEAIVRTLMRAMEHPHSPAKPARPQRIVVKDREIQFYLRGVLQDLDIAIDYAPELPLIDELFRGFADILDSQTPDLPPQYAQILREKAFAIWQAAPWEFLEEQQILSIEINKWDVGTLYASIMGMLGMEYGILFYRSEESLKRFRAAVLRDEESKERLEEAFLKQDCLFLTFESADETDEDDDDMDDLADLPLSDIDPTFGNIHPLEGLRSVLYDEEALVIFVAIESLIRFLRDHRRQLHSEIFPTLSRRYRISPPQSEESTKSVAVTVSTMPQLAAELEEMAGFGVEDDEIDNLDSGTFRSLQDDLIPEDSFLSLGVVSWEMLEYLRKGVNYHKAGEIKPVGDGLPVILIQTSRPKAKTVIERIEAAGGLKAICFNPGADPFDGDRYDLGLLQTQNGELFLFGEFLDEDPIHVEARKKWNQRCKNTKGYCGLIIAKGLTGASRGNPQLRDMMALFEGRSLSPKDLGIGTLQLMPQLKFE encoded by the coding sequence ATGACAAGTTTTAATCGCTCTACCAGTCGTCGGTTGAAGAAATTAACTCAAATTCCTTCTGTATGGGAGGGCGATCGTCGTCCGTTGTCATCACCAAGCCAGCATTCAGACTCAGAGGGTAAGGGAGAATGCATTCTTTGGGTAGATTTCTCCCAAGGCATTGTCCGAGGTATGGATGTGGTAGCTTCAGATATCGGTCCAGAAGCAATAGTTCGCACCTTAATGCGAGCAATGGAACATCCCCACAGTCCAGCAAAACCTGCCAGACCCCAAAGAATTGTAGTCAAAGACCGCGAAATCCAATTTTACCTGCGAGGGGTGCTGCAAGATTTGGATATCGCCATTGACTACGCACCAGAACTACCTTTGATTGACGAATTGTTTCGCGGGTTTGCTGACATCCTCGATAGTCAAACCCCCGACTTACCTCCACAGTACGCACAAATTTTGCGAGAGAAGGCATTTGCAATTTGGCAAGCGGCACCTTGGGAATTTCTGGAAGAACAGCAAATTTTGTCAATAGAAATTAATAAGTGGGATGTTGGTACACTCTACGCCTCCATTATGGGAATGCTGGGAATGGAGTATGGCATTTTGTTTTATCGTTCAGAAGAGTCTCTGAAGCGGTTTCGCGCCGCAGTTTTAAGAGATGAAGAATCAAAAGAGCGTTTAGAAGAAGCCTTCCTCAAGCAAGATTGTCTGTTTCTCACTTTTGAGAGTGCTGATGAAACCGACGAAGATGACGATGATATGGATGATTTGGCAGATTTGCCACTTTCAGATATTGACCCCACTTTCGGTAATATCCACCCCTTAGAAGGACTGCGTTCTGTTTTGTATGACGAGGAAGCACTGGTAATTTTTGTTGCCATCGAAAGTTTGATCCGTTTTCTTCGCGATCATCGGCGCCAGCTGCATTCTGAAATCTTCCCCACCCTCAGCCGTCGCTATCGCATTTCTCCCCCACAGTCTGAAGAATCAACTAAATCTGTGGCTGTGACAGTCTCTACCATGCCGCAGTTAGCAGCAGAATTAGAGGAAATGGCTGGCTTTGGTGTTGAGGATGACGAGATTGACAACCTTGACTCTGGGACTTTCCGCTCATTACAAGATGACTTGATACCAGAAGATTCTTTCCTCAGTTTAGGTGTGGTGTCTTGGGAAATGTTGGAGTATCTACGAAAAGGCGTCAACTACCATAAGGCTGGCGAAATCAAACCAGTGGGTGACGGTTTGCCGGTGATTTTAATTCAAACTTCCCGGCCTAAGGCTAAAACTGTAATTGAAAGGATTGAAGCAGCAGGGGGACTCAAAGCAATTTGCTTTAATCCAGGCGCTGACCCCTTTGATGGCGATCGCTATGACCTCGGTTTATTGCAAACTCAAAATGGCGAATTGTTCCTCTTTGGTGAATTTTTAGATGAAGATCCAATTCATGTAGAAGCCCGGAAAAAATGGAATCAGCGGTGTAAAAATACTAAAGGCTACTGTGGTTTAATCATTGCCAAAGGACTCACCGGAGCTTCGCGCGGTAATCCCCAGTTACGAGATATGATGGCTTTGTTTGAAGGGCGATCGCTCTCACCTAAAGATTTAGGCATTGGTACTCTCCAACTCATGCCCCAACTTAAATTTGAATAG
- a CDS encoding CopG family transcriptional regulator, whose translation MIMTNKKWAVKRITVNLATQEAEKLEKYCQQTGRPATDVIRELIRSLPVSDDGKDVNR comes from the coding sequence ATGATAATGACAAATAAAAAATGGGCCGTAAAACGTATAACTGTCAATCTCGCAACACAGGAAGCGGAAAAACTAGAAAAATATTGCCAACAAACAGGTAGACCCGCAACCGATGTCATTCGTGAACTGATTAGAAGTTTGCCTGTGTCTGACGACGGCAAAGATGTAAATAGGTAA
- the zds gene encoding 9,9'-di-cis-zeta-carotene desaturase gives MRVAIVGAGLAGLATAVDLADAGCEVEIFESRPFVGGKVSSWVDGDGNHLEMGLHVFFGCYYQLFDLMKKVGVLENLRLKQHTHTFINKGGRTGALDFRFITGAPFNGLKAFFTTSQLSLQDKLQNAIALGTSPIVRGLVDFNGAMKTIRNLDKISFADWFRSHGGSNGSIKRMWNPIAYALGFIDCENISARCMLTIFQFFAARTEASVLRMLEGSPNEYLHKPILEYLEVRGTKVYTRRQVREIQFTESDEQTSVTGIIVAQGDTVETITADAYVFACDVPGIQRILPQEWRKWSEFDNIYQLEAVPVATVQLRFDGWVTELNDAQQRKQLNQAAGIDNLLYTADADFSCFADLALTSPADYYRPGQGSLLQLVLTPGDPFIAQSNEAIAQHVLKQVHELFPSSRELNMTWYSVVKLAQSLYREAPGMDVYRPNQKTPVHNFFLAGSYTQQDYIDSMEGATVSGRRAAKAILENLKN, from the coding sequence ATGCGTGTTGCAATTGTGGGTGCGGGACTGGCTGGGCTAGCAACCGCAGTAGATCTAGCTGATGCTGGTTGTGAAGTAGAGATTTTTGAGTCTCGTCCGTTTGTGGGTGGTAAAGTTAGCAGTTGGGTTGATGGAGATGGCAACCATCTAGAAATGGGGTTGCATGTATTTTTTGGGTGCTACTACCAACTATTTGACTTGATGAAGAAAGTGGGGGTGTTAGAAAACTTACGCCTCAAACAACATACCCACACTTTTATTAACAAAGGAGGCCGGACTGGTGCTTTAGATTTTCGCTTTATTACAGGTGCGCCTTTTAATGGCTTAAAAGCATTTTTTACTACTTCTCAATTATCATTGCAGGATAAATTGCAAAATGCGATCGCCTTGGGTACTAGTCCCATAGTTCGCGGCTTAGTGGACTTTAACGGGGCGATGAAAACCATCCGCAATTTAGATAAAATCAGCTTTGCTGACTGGTTCCGCAGCCACGGCGGCAGCAATGGTAGCATCAAACGCATGTGGAACCCCATCGCCTACGCCCTGGGATTTATTGATTGCGAAAACATTTCTGCCCGTTGTATGTTAACAATATTCCAGTTCTTTGCAGCCAGAACTGAAGCTTCAGTCCTGCGAATGCTGGAAGGTTCTCCCAATGAGTATTTACACAAGCCGATTCTGGAATATTTGGAAGTCAGGGGCACCAAAGTTTACACACGTCGCCAAGTGCGGGAAATTCAATTTACAGAATCAGACGAACAAACCAGCGTCACTGGTATCATAGTTGCCCAAGGTGACACAGTAGAAACTATTACTGCTGATGCTTATGTCTTTGCTTGTGATGTTCCAGGTATCCAGCGGATTCTACCCCAAGAATGGCGTAAGTGGTCAGAATTTGACAATATTTATCAACTAGAGGCAGTGCCAGTGGCAACAGTGCAATTACGCTTCGATGGTTGGGTGACAGAACTCAACGATGCCCAACAGCGTAAACAGCTAAATCAAGCCGCTGGAATAGATAATTTACTTTACACAGCCGATGCTGACTTTTCTTGTTTTGCCGATTTGGCGTTGACTAGCCCTGCCGATTATTATCGCCCAGGACAGGGATCATTGTTACAGCTAGTGCTGACACCGGGAGATCCCTTTATTGCACAAAGTAATGAAGCGATCGCTCAACATGTCCTCAAGCAAGTCCACGAACTATTTCCCTCGTCGCGGGAGTTAAATATGACTTGGTACAGCGTGGTAAAACTTGCTCAGTCTCTCTATCGAGAAGCACCAGGAATGGATGTGTATCGTCCCAACCAAAAGACACCAGTGCATAATTTCTTCCTTGCAGGAAGTTACACACAGCAAGACTACATTGACAGCATGGAAGGGGCTACTGTTTCTGGACGGCGTGCAGCAAAAGCGATTTTGGAGAATTTAAAAAATTGA
- a CDS encoding SRPBCC family protein yields MSDWLEHTVQIEVEAPIDLVWGLWSDLEQMPRWMKWIDSVKIPPDNPDISLWKLSSNGLEFTWKSRILKVIPNQIIQWESIDGLPNQGAIRFYDRHDGTIVKMTISYAIPGIIGKIMDNLFLGRIVESTIQADLERFKQYALSVKSG; encoded by the coding sequence ATGTCAGATTGGTTAGAACATACTGTACAAATAGAAGTAGAAGCTCCCATAGATTTAGTATGGGGTCTCTGGTCTGATTTAGAGCAAATGCCCCGATGGATGAAGTGGATTGATTCAGTCAAGATTCCGCCAGATAATCCCGATATATCTCTTTGGAAATTGAGTAGTAACGGTCTAGAATTTACTTGGAAATCCCGAATTCTCAAAGTTATTCCCAACCAAATTATTCAATGGGAATCCATTGATGGTTTGCCGAATCAGGGAGCGATTCGCTTTTATGATCGCCACGACGGTACTATCGTCAAAATGACCATTTCCTACGCCATCCCCGGTATTATTGGCAAAATTATGGATAACTTATTTTTGGGGCGGATAGTTGAATCCACAATTCAAGCTGATTTGGAAAGGTTTAAACAATACGCCCTAAGTGTTAAATCTGGTTAA
- a CDS encoding 2Fe-2S iron-sulfur cluster-binding protein, producing MIVRVRFLPDDVTVDAEVGEALLDVADRAGVFIPTGCLMGSCYACTVELEDGENIRACITAVPPREELTINLFSDPTW from the coding sequence ATGATTGTTCGTGTCCGCTTTTTACCAGATGATGTTACAGTAGACGCCGAAGTGGGAGAAGCCCTTTTGGATGTAGCAGACCGGGCTGGAGTATTTATTCCCACCGGCTGTCTCATGGGGTCTTGTTACGCTTGCACTGTGGAATTAGAAGATGGAGAGAACATACGCGCTTGTATCACAGCAGTACCACCACGCGAGGAATTAACGATTAATTTGTTTAGTGACCCAACTTGGTAA
- the cobQ gene encoding cobyric acid synthase CobQ — MKSIMVVGTTSHAGKSLLTTAICRILSRRGWRVAPFKGQNMALNAYVTASGGEIGYAQAVQAWAAGVVPWVEMNPILLKPQGDMTSQVIIKGRPVGKVGAADYYEQYFELGWRTIEESLQHLGTEFDLLVCEGAGSPAEINLKHRDLTNMRVAKYLNAPTILVVDIDRGGAFAHVVGTLELLEPDERALIKGVVINKFRGQRSLLEPGIKWLEERTGIPVVGVIPYLQEVFPAEDSLDLLERQSIKAHSDLNIAVIRLPRIANFTDFDPLESESTVSVKFLSPKQDLGHPDAVIIPGTKTTIADLLLLQKSGMAEAIQHYAASGGTVLGICGGYQMLGQIIADPEGIEGQAGRYQGLNLLPIRTVITGQKIARQRQVSSNYPQQGLPVNGFEIHQGRSRIEQQGIDSQSYHALFDDINLGLVDSCQSVWGTYLHGIFDNGPWRRAWLNRLRQQRGLKSLPTGVANYREQREQILDSLATEVENHLDLTPFLS, encoded by the coding sequence ATGAAATCAATTATGGTGGTGGGGACAACATCCCACGCAGGGAAATCACTCTTAACTACAGCTATTTGTCGAATTTTGTCGCGGCGCGGCTGGCGAGTGGCTCCCTTTAAAGGTCAAAATATGGCTTTAAATGCTTATGTCACTGCCAGTGGTGGAGAAATTGGCTACGCCCAAGCAGTACAAGCTTGGGCTGCGGGAGTTGTACCTTGGGTAGAAATGAACCCAATTTTACTTAAACCCCAAGGGGATATGACTTCCCAAGTAATTATCAAAGGTAGACCTGTGGGCAAAGTTGGTGCCGCAGATTACTACGAGCAATATTTTGAACTGGGTTGGCGGACAATCGAAGAATCGCTACAGCATTTAGGAACAGAATTTGACTTGTTGGTTTGTGAAGGTGCTGGTAGTCCAGCAGAAATTAACCTCAAGCACCGCGATTTAACTAACATGCGAGTGGCAAAATATTTGAATGCACCAACAATACTAGTAGTTGATATTGACCGTGGTGGCGCTTTTGCCCATGTAGTAGGCACTCTAGAGTTATTGGAACCGGATGAACGCGCCTTAATTAAGGGTGTAGTAATTAACAAATTCCGAGGACAGCGATCGCTCTTAGAACCAGGAATAAAATGGTTAGAAGAACGCACGGGTATTCCCGTTGTTGGCGTTATACCCTACTTACAAGAAGTATTTCCGGCGGAAGATTCCCTAGACCTCCTAGAACGTCAATCAATCAAAGCCCACAGTGACCTCAACATTGCTGTTATCCGCTTACCCAGAATTGCCAACTTCACCGACTTTGATCCGCTAGAATCAGAAAGTACAGTCTCAGTAAAATTCCTCAGTCCAAAGCAGGATCTAGGACATCCAGATGCAGTAATTATCCCAGGGACAAAGACCACAATTGCTGATTTGCTCCTACTGCAAAAAAGCGGTATGGCAGAAGCTATCCAACATTATGCTGCTTCTGGTGGAACGGTTTTAGGCATCTGTGGTGGGTATCAAATGCTTGGACAAATCATAGCAGACCCAGAAGGGATAGAAGGACAAGCTGGCAGATATCAAGGGTTAAATCTCTTACCAATCAGAACTGTAATTACAGGACAAAAAATCGCCCGCCAGCGGCAAGTTAGCTCGAATTATCCCCAACAGGGCTTGCCAGTCAATGGCTTTGAGATCCATCAAGGGCGATCGCGCATTGAACAGCAAGGAATAGATAGCCAATCCTACCATGCGCTATTTGACGATATTAACTTAGGGTTAGTGGATAGTTGTCAATCAGTTTGGGGTACTTATCTCCACGGCATTTTTGACAACGGCCCTTGGCGACGGGCTTGGTTAAATCGCCTTCGTCAGCAACGGGGTTTAAAATCTTTGCCCACTGGTGTTGCTAACTACCGGGAACAGCGAGAGCAGATTTTGGATTCCCTAGCCACTGAAGTTGAAAACCATTTAGACTTAACTCCGTTTTTGTCTTAA